In Microbacterium sp. zg-Y818, the genomic window CCTCCGCCGGTGCGGGCAAGATGATCCTCGACTGGACCGAAGTATAGGAACGGGTGGACTGAACATGTACGGAGACGTCAAGGAGCAGTTGCGCCTCGAGCTCGATGAGATCGAGGCCGCGGGGCTCACCAAGCGAGAGCGCGGCATCCGCGGGCCGCAGTCCTCCGGGATCGAGGTCGCGGGTCGGCAGATGCTGAACTTCTGCGCCAACAACTACCTCGGCCTGGCCGATGACCCGCGCATCGTCGCGGCAGCGCACCGTGGACTCGATGAGTGGGGCTACGGACTCGCCAGCGTGCGGTTCATCTGCGGCACGCAGGAGCTGCACCTCGAACTCGAGCGGCAGGTGTCTCGGTTTCTCGGCTACGACGACACGATCTTGTTCTCGTCGTGCTTCGACGCGAACGGCGGCGTCTTCGAGACGCTCTTCGGACCCGATGACGCGATCATCTCCGATGAGCTGAACCATGCGTCGATCATCGACGGCATCCGCCTCTCGAAGGCCAAGCGGTTCCGCTACAAGAACCGTGACCTCGTCGACCTCGAGGCGCAACTTGTTGCGGCAGGTGACGCCCGCCGTAAGACCATCGTCACCGACGGCGTCTTCTCGATGGACGGCTATATCGCGCCGCTTCGGGAGATCTGCGACCTCGCCGACCGGTACGGCGCGCTCGTGTTCGTTGACGACTCGCACGCCGTCGGCTTCATCGGCGACCACGGCCGCGGGACCCCCGAGTACTGTGGGGTCGAGGGCCGGGTCGACATCACGACCGGCACCTTCGGCAAGGCCCTCGGTGGGGCGTCGGGCGGCTACGTCGCCGCCCGCCAGGAGATCGTCGACCTGCTGCGTCAACGTGCACGGCCCTACCTCTTCTCTAACACGCTCGCCCCTGCGATCGTCGCCGGCACGATCGAGGCGCTGTCTCTGCTCGCAGGCTCCGGCGTGCTGCGGGGGCGGCTGAAGGCGAACGCCGCGCTGTTCCGGGAGCTCATGGAGGTTGCGGGGTTCGATCTGCTGCCCGGTGAGCACCCGATCGTGCCGGTCATGTTCGGCGACGCACCCGTCACGGCACGCATCGCCGACGCGCTGCAGGAGCGCGGGGTGTACGTCGCGGCGTTCTCGTATCCGGTCGTTCCGAAGGGCGCCGCGCGCATTCGTGTGCAGCTGTCGGCGGCGCACACAGAGGAGGACATCCGCGCCTGCGTGGAGGCCTTCGTCGAGGCGCGGCGGGCCGTGCTTGCGGTGGCGCAAACGTGAAGTTCGCTCAGCGCGCGACGGCGCGGGCGACGCCGGCGTTGCGCAGGCCGCGACCCACGGCGAGCCCGACCGCCGTCCACGCCACCGGTCCCAGCACCGACACGGTCAGGTAGGTCACCTGCGCCCACGGCGCCATCGAGCCGAGGTCGGCGACCATCGCGACGACGACAGCGACGATGGCGCCGAGGATGACCGCCGAGATGAAGAAGCGCCACGGCTGCCACACCCGGTAGCGGGTGGCGGCGGCGACGAGCTCCTGGATGCCGCCGAACAGCAGGGCGGTGCCGATGAACCGCAGCGCCCAGTGCGGCGCCATCGCTGCGCCGACGAGGGCGGCCATGAGGTGCGCGAGGAGCGCGACCCACGGCAGGCGCAGCGCCTCCTGGGCGATGATGCCTGGCAGCACGTGCACGCCGAGGACGATGCCGTAGATGATCGGAAGGCTCGCGATCACCAGCGGCGTCAGCCAGCTGCCGATGGCGGCCATGATCCCGGTGGCGACGCCGATCGCCGCGCAGGTCAGCAGAACGCGCGTCGAGAGTCGGGATGCCGTGGACACCCGTCCAGGCTATCCCGCAGCGCCTTGGCGGCGGGCGTGAGCGAGACCGGAGAAAACCCGGAGATCGCTCGGCGTCCGCTCAGAGCGGGCGGCGGGATGCCGCCGCAGTGTCGCTCAGATCCGGCGCCGCCGGCGGGTGAGCCGCACGCCCGGCAGGGGCGGCGCGGGCACGCGCTCGGCGCCGTGTCCCACGACGTGGCCGAACCGGTCGGAGTCGGCCTCCCACGCCTCGCGCGCCTCGACGATCTCTTCGTGGGTGCGGCCGACGAAGTTCCACCACATGACGATGTCGCTCTCGAAGGGCTCCCCACCCAAGAGGAAGAGCGTCGCCGGCTCGTCGGTCGTGACTTCCACCCCGGCAGCGCCCGGCGGGACGTACAGCAGCTGCTGCGGCGCGACGTCGACGGCATCCTGCCCATCGGGGTGCACGCGCACCGTGCCGCTGACGCCCGCCAGCCCGTGCTCCCATGGCCGCTCCAGGGGCAGGCGCACGCGGACCCCGGCGTCCAGGCGCACCTCCGCGCCGACGATGGGGGTGTAGACGGATGCCGGCGACGCGGTGCCCGCGAACGAGCCCATCACGACGGTCGCCTCGGCCCCGTCGCCGAGCGTCACCAGCGGGAGCGGCTCATGCTGTTCGAACGTGGGCGGGCCATGTCGGCGCGACTCCGGCAGCGCCACCCACAGCTGCAACGCGTCGAGGGGAATCGGGTCGTCGCCGAGTGAGTACTCGGAATGGGCGATGCCGGCGCCGCTGGTCATGAGGTCGAGCGCGCCACGGCGCACGATCACGTCGCTGCCCACGGTGTCGCGGTGGTGCACCTCGCCGGCGAGCGGCCAGGTCACCGTCTGCAGGCCGATGTGCGGATGGGGCTCGACGCGCATCACGGTCGACTGCGGCCCGAAGCGGTCCAGGAAGCACCACGCACCCACCATCGGCAGCTGCCGCTGCGGCAGGCTGCGGTGAACCCGCATGGCGCGCAGGCCTCCGAGCGGCACCTCCCGCGCCTCGAGCAGCAGCACGCCGGTGTCTCGGCCGGTGGCCGGTGGCACATCGGCGGACGCGTCGGCCGGTGCGGCCTCGGCGTCCCAGCGGCTCATGAGTCGGCGTCGTCCGGATCGGTGCGACCGAGGTCGGCCACCAGCGGCCAGTGCACGGTGAGGCCAGGCACGTCGTTCTCCTTGAGATAGGAGGCGACGAAGGGGCACAGCGGCTCGACCTCCTGGCCGCGGGAAGCGACATCCGTCATCGCCTCGGCGATGAGCGTGGTGGCAAGTCCGCGCCCGCGGAACGCCGGATCGATCTCGGTGTGGTCGAAGCGCAGACGGCCGTGCTCGTCGGGTTCGTACCCGGCGAAGCCCGCCAGCACGTCGCCGACACGGATCTCGTAGCGGCTTTCGGTGTCGTCGCGCATCACGGAGGTGGGGGTGTCGAGCTGGGCCATGGTGGCTCCTTCCGGTCTGTGGTCCCAACGTAGGCGGGTGGACGGATGTTCCGCGAGGTCGGCGGGTAGCCGTTCCTCGCGCGCCACCGCCGTTCGTCGCGCAACCTCGACCGTTCGTCGCATGACCGCGGCACCGCCCGGTCGCAGTCGCCGCAGCGATCTCTACCGTGGACCGACGCAACGTCGCGTGCCCAAGGAGATCCGATGACCTCTCGTTCCCAGACGCCCCCAGACGGCTCCTCGGCGGCCCTCGCCGCCGACCTTCCGCCCGTCGCCGTCCCCGAAGCCGAGCTCGAGCGCGAAGCGCGCTGGACGCTGCCCAAGATCCTGCTGTGGGCCGCGATCGCGCTGCTGGGCGGCCTCGCGTGGGTCATGCTCGCGGTCGTACGCGGCGAGACGGTCAACGCGATCTGGTTCGTGTTCGCCGCCGTCTGCACGTACCTGATCGGCTACCGCTTCTACTCCAAGGTGATCGAGAAGCACATCACCCGCCCCGACGACCGTCGGGCGACCCCGGCGGAGTACCGGCAGGACGGCAAAGACTACGTCCCCACCGATCGTCGCGTGCTCTACGGCCACCACTTCGCCGCGATCGCCGGCGCAGGACCGCTCGTCGGCCCGGTGCTCGCGGCGCAGATGGGATACCTCCCCGGCACGATCTGGATCATCGTCGGCGTCATCCTCGCCGGTGCCGTGCAGGACTACCTCGTGCTCTTCTTCTCGATGCGCAGGGGTGGCCGCACGATCGGCCAGATGGCGCGGGACGAGCTCGGTCGCATCGGCGGCACAGCGGCGATCCTCGCCTCTCTGCTCATCATGATCATCATCGTGGCGATCCTGGCGCTGGTCGTCGTCAACGCCCTCGGGGAGAGCCCGTGGGGCGTGTTCAGCGTTTCGATGACGATCCCCATCGCCCTGTTCATGGGCTGCTACCTGCGGTGGATCCGTCCGGGCCGCATCACCGAGATCTCGATCATCGGCTTCGTGCTGCTGATCGCAGCGATCGTCGCGGGCGGCTGGATCGCCGACACCGAATGGGGCGCCGCGATCTTCACCCTCGACCGCACGACCATCGCGGTCGGCATCATCATCTACGGCTTCATCGCCGCGGTGCTGCCGGTATGGCTGCTGCTGGCGCCGCGGGACTACCTGTCGACCTTCATGAAGATCGGCGTCATCGTCATGCTCGCCGCTGCGATCGTGTTCGTGCGCCCGGAGATCACCACGCCGGCGTTTAGCGAGTTCGCCGGCGGAGAGCTGGGGCCGGTCTTCTCCGGTCCGATCTTCCCGTTCCTCTTCGTCACGATCGCGTGCGGCGCCCTGTCGGGGTTCCACGCCCTGATCGCGTCGGGCACCACGCCGAAGCTCATCGAGAAGGAGCGACAGACGCGCTTCATCGGCTACGGCGGCATGCTCATGGAGTCGTTCGTGGCGATCATGGCCCTGGTCGCCGCGATCTCGATCGACCGCGGCATCTACTTCGCCATGAACGCCTCGGCCGCGGCGACCCTCGGCACCGTCGAGGGCGCGGTCGCCTTCGTCAACGGGCTGGGGCTGTCGGGTGTGAACCTCACGCCCGAGATGCTCACCTCCACCGCCGCGGCGGTGGGCGAAGAGAGCATCATCTCCCGCACCGGCGGCGCTCCGACCCTGGCGCTCGGCCTCGCGCACATCATGCAGCAGGCCGTGGGCGGCCAGGCGATGATGGCGTTCTGGTATCACTTCGCGATCATGTTCGAGGCGCTGTTCATCCTGACGGCGGTGGATGCCGGCACGCGCGTGGCCCGCTTCATGCTGCAGGACTCGATCGGGGTGGTGATCCCGAAGTTCCGCGACGTGTCGTGGCGACCCGGGGTGTGGATCTGCACCGGGGTCATGGTCGCCGGCTGGGGTGCGATCCTGATCCTCGGCGTGACCGATCCGCTCGGCGGCATCAACACGTTCTTCCCGCTGTTCGGCATCGCCAACCAGCTGCTGGCCGCCATCGCGCTGGCCGTGGTGCTGGCCATCGTCGCCAAGCGGGGCAAGAGCTACGCGAAGTGGCTGTGGATCATCGTGTTGCCGCTGGGATTCACGGCGGTCGTCACGATCACCGCGTCGATGTACAAGATCTTCTCCCCGGTTCCGCAGGTGGGCTACTGGGCCAACAACACCGCATTCCGCCAGGCGCTCGCCGACGGCGAGACGTCGTTCGGCACTGCCCCGACGGTCGCGGCGATGGAGGCGGTCGTGCGCAACACCGCAGTGCAGGGAACGCTGTCGATCATCTTCGTCACGCTGGCGATCATCGTCATCGCCACCTCGGCGATCGTCACGGTCAAGGCCGTCCGCGCCGGCGGCGGCGACGACCACGAAGACCCGCCGGTGCCGTCGCGTCGCTTCGCCCCGGCCGGGTTCATCGCAACCAAGGCCGAGCGCGAGATCGAGCGCGAGTGGGAAGAGCTTCCGGCTGATCGCCGGCCGGTACAAGGCGGCCGTCACTGATCGGGGGACCGGTGACGGGCCGGGCGGATGCCGCAGCCACGCCGCACGAGGGACTCATCGCCCTCGTGCGGCGGGTGGGCCGCGGCATCCGTTGGTATGTCGAGACGCTCATGGGCGACCGCGCCTACGCGACCTACCTCGCGCACCACTGTCAGCAGCACCCGGATGAGCTGGCGCTGACGGAGCGGCAGTTCTGGCGCGAGCGGATGGACGACCAGGACCGCAATCCCGGCGCGCGCTGCTGCTGACCGGGTCGCCGTCGCCGCGTGCGTAGCATCGGGGGCGTGATCGACGTGCTCGTCGCCGACGACGAAACACCCGCCCGCGCCGAACTCGTTGCGCTGCTGGGAAGCGACGAGCGCATCGGCACGGTGCACGCGGTGGCCGAGGCAGCGGAGGCGCTGCGTCTGCTGGAACGCCGCCCTGTGGCCGCGGCGTTTCTCGAGATGCGCCTGCCGGGGATGTCGGGCCTGGACCTGGCCCGCCTGTTCGACCGGCACGAACCCCGACCCGCGATCGTGTTCGTCACCGCCGACGCAACCGGCGCCGTGGAGGCGTTCGACGTGCACGCGCTGGACTACGTGCTCAAACCCGTGCGGCCCGAGCGCCTGCGGCGCGCGGTGGACCGGATCGTCGCGGCGGTCGCGGCGCCGCGGCCCGCGCCGGCCGACGAGACGGTGGCCGTCACGGTCGGTCAGGCCGTGAGGCTGGTGCGGCGCAGCGAGGTGCGCTGGGTGCACGCCGAGGGCGACTATTCGCGGCTGTGGACGCCATCGGGCGGGCACCTCGTGCGCATCCCGATCTCGGAGCTCGGGCGGCGATGGGCGCATGCCGGGTTCGTGCGCGTGCACCGCTCGTACCTGGTGCAGCGCGACGCTGTGGTCGAGATACGCCTGGCCGGTGCGGCGCCCACCTTGGTGCTCGCAGAGATCGAACTCCCGGTCAGCCGCCGTCTGGCGCGCAGCGTCCGGGAGCGACTCGTGCGACCGGCGTGAGGGTGCTCGCGCAACGGCGCCGGGGGCGAGCGTGGGCCGAACGCCGCCTCGCGCGCCGTCACCGGCCCGAGCGTCAGGCAGACTCGACAGGGTGAGCCTTCTCGACGCCGTCCGTGCCGCCCCCGATCCCGACGGGGTCTACGACGCCTTCGTCTCGTGGGCCTCCGAGCGTGGGTTCGCGCTGTACCCGGCGCAGGACGAGGCCGTCATGGAGCTCGTCTCGGGCGCGAACGTCGTGCTGTCGACACCGACCGGCACCGGCAAGTCCCTCGTCGCGATCGCGGCGCACGCGGCATCCCTCGCCCAGGGCGGGCGCACCTATTACACCGCCCCCATCAAGGCACTCGTCAGCGAGAAGTTCTTCGCGCTGGTCGACATCTTCGGCGCCGAGAACGTCGGCATGGTCACGGGCGACTCGTCGGTCAATCCAGAGGCGCCGATCGTCTGCTGCACGGCGGAGATCCTCGCGAACATCGCCCTGCGTCAGGGCGCCGATGCCGACGTCGACCAGGTCGTGATGGACGAGTTCCACTACTACGGCGATCTCGAGCGCGGGTGGGCGTGGCAGGTGCCCCTGCTGCTGCTGCCCCGCGCCCAGTTCCTGCTCATGTCGGCGACGCTAGGGGACGTCACCCACATCGCCGACGACCTCACGCGGCGCACCGGCCGCCCCACCGCGATGGTCACCGGGGTGGAGCGCCCCGTGCCGCTGCACTTCTCCTACGAGCGGCGCCCCGTGCACGAGGTGGTCGCGTCGCTCCTGGACGAGAAGGAGCGCCCGGTGTACATCGTGCACTTCTCGCAGGCCGCCGCTCTCGAGCGGGCGCAGGCCCTCGCCAACGGCAAGGTCGCCTCGCGCGAGCAGCGGGATGCCATCGGCGAGGCCATCGGCGGCTTCCGCTTCAACACCGCCTTCGGAAAGACCCTCTCGCGGCTCGTCCGTGCCGGCATCGGCGTGCACCACGCGGGCATGCTGCCGCGGTACCGGCGCCTCGTCGAGACGCTCGCCCAGCGGGGTCTGCTGCAGGTCATCTGCGGCACCGACACACTCGGGGTCGGCATCAACGTCCCCATCCGCACCGTCGTCATCACGGCGCTGTCGAAGTACGACGGCACGAAGATGCGCCAGCTCTCCGCCCGCGAGTTCCACCAGGTCGCCGGACGCGCGGGCCGCGCCGGCTACGACCCCTACGGCAACGTCGTCGTGATGGCGCCGGAGTGGGAGATCGAGAACGAGGCGGCGCTGCGCAGAGCCGGCGACGACGCCGCCAAGCGCAAGAAGATCGTGCGCAAGAAGGCGCCCACCGGCGTCGTCAACTGGGGTCTCGGGTCGTACGAGCGGCTCATCCAGGCCCAGCCCGAGCCGCTCGTGCCGCACCTGCAGCTCACCGCCGCGATGCTCATCAACGTCATCGGCCGGGGCGGCGACGTCTTCGGCAACGTGCGGTCGCTGGTCTTCGACAACCACGAGCCGCGCTGGCGGCAGTACGAGCTCGCCCGCCGCGCGCTGGCGATCTTCCGCACGCTCGTGGCGGCGGGGATCGTGGAATCGAGGCCGGACGGCATCCGCCTCACCGTCGACCTGCAGCCGAACTTCGCGCTCAACCAGCCGCTGTCGCCGTTCGCGCTCGCCGCCATCGAGCTGCTCGACCGCGACGTCGAGCTCGGGCGGGGGGCGGATGCCGCCGCCGGCGGGGTCGGCACCGGCCACTACGCCCTCGACGTCGTCAGCGTCATCGAGGCGACCCTCGACGACCCCCGCGCGATCCTGAACCAGCAGGAGTACAAGGCGCGCGGCGAAGCGGTCGCGGCGATGAAGCGCGACGGCATCGAGTACGAGGAGCGCATGGAGCTTCTCGAGGAGATCACCTACCCCAAGCCACTGGCCGACCTGCTCGGGCAGTCGTTCGAGGTGTTCGCGTCGAGCCAGCCGTGGGTGCGCGACTTCCACCTGTCGCCGAAGTCGATCGTGCGCGACATGTACGAGCGGGCCCTGTCGTTCGGCGAGTTCGTCGCGCTCTACCAACTCGGCCGCAGCGAGGGGCTCGTGCTGCGCTACCTCAGCGACGCGTTCCGCGCGATCCGCCAGACCGTGCCGGCCGAAGCCCGCACGGACGACCTGCTCGATGTCATCGAATGGCTCGGCGAGCTGGTGCGCCAGGTGGATTCCAGCCTCGTCGACGAGTGGGAGGCGCTGACCCACCCGACCGACGACCCCGACGCGCCGGTCGTTCCGCCCGCGCCGCCGTCGGTGCTGACCAACCGGCGCGCGTTCACGGTGCTCGTGCGCAACGAGATGTTCCGGCGCGTGCGCCTGGCCGCGCTGCAGGACGACGCGGCGCTGGAGGCGCTCGACCCCGACGTGGGCTGGCCCGATCGCCTCGACGCGTACTACGACGAGCACGAGGAGATCCTGGTGGGCGGGCCGGCGCGCTCGCCCGGGCTCTGCATGATCGACGAGTCGGATGCCGCCGAGGGCCTCTGGCGCGTGGACCAGATCATCGACGACCCGGCGGGCAACCACGACTGGCGCATCCGGGCGGAGGTGGACCTCGCGGCATCCGCCGAGGAGGGCGCCGCCGTCGTACGCGTCACCGAGGTCGTGCGGCTGTAGCGGCCGTTGCGGGCGGCTCGCCTGTCGCAATGTGTCGCTTCGGGCGCCGGGAAGCGACGAATCGCGACAGGCGAGCGCGTGGTGGAAGCGGTGGGGTGGCCCGGCGGTGCGCCGACGGGCCGACGCGAGCAGAATGGGGCCGTGGCGACCTACCTGGCGTTCCTGCGGGCGATCAACCTGGGCGCGAGGCGCGTCTTCCCGAAGGAGGACATCCGTCGGGTGGTCCAAGAGGCGGGCTTCGCGGATGCCGCGACGTACATCAACACCGGCAACGTGCGCTTCACCACCGCCATGCGCTCGCGCGCCCGCATCGAAGACCGGCTCGAGCGGGCTTTCGCGGCGGACCGGGGGTTCGACGTGCCCGCGATCGTGTTCTCCCGCGACGAGTTCGCAGAGATCGCTGACGTCACCCGAGAGCTTTCGGCATCCCACCCCGGCCTGGCGCGCCACTACGTCTACCTGCTGAAGCAGGAGCTCACAGCCGAGGCGATCGCCGCGATCGAGGGCGCCCCGTCGGACCTCGGCGAGATGGTGGTGCGCGGCCGGGCAGCGCACGCGCTGTTGCGGCCCGGCTATCAGGAGGGCGCCGTCGATCCGCTCGGGGCGGCGAAGCTGCTGGGGGTTGGGACCAACCGCAACGCGAATGTCGTGGCCGCCATCGCCGAGCGATGGTGCTGAGCACGGGTGTGGGAATGCACCGCCCGCACACCGTGGCTTTCCGGCGGGCCGCGGCGTAACCTGTCGCCACCGACGGAGGTGATCCGATGGCCCGGTGGAGACGGCGACGACAGCGCGAGCCTTATGCCGCGGTGACGGACGAAGAGCGTATGTCGCGCTATGTGTACCTGCTCGGGACGCTCCCGCCCACCGTGATCGAGCGGGCGCATGAGGCGGCGTTCGGCCGTCTGCCGCTCGAGCAGCGGCAGGAGATGTTCGCGAAGCTGCGGCCCTTTATGTCCGAGCGGGAGCGGGTGCGTGAGCCTCAGCCGGCCCTGCTGGCGAGCGTGCTGCAGCGGCTGGCGGTCACCGGTTCGTCGGGCGCGCGCGGGAGTCTCGCCGTAGCGGAGGGCGACCGTCGCGCCGACGGCTCCGGCGGGCGTGCGGAGCACCCCGGCATCTGGCCGTTCGACGATCCGATCCTGATCGCCCTCGTGGCCGGGCACTTTCTGACGTCGGCGACGCTCGTTTCGTACTTCTCCGTCGGCGCCGGGTCGCTGGCCCTTGCGGGCGAACCCGCGTGGGTGGGCGAGATCGCGGGCGTGCCGGCCGACGGGGCCGGTGGCGGCTTCGGCGGTGACGGCGGATTCGGCGGGATGGACGGCGGCGGCTTCGGCGGCGGATTCGACGGCGGCGGCGGCTTCGGGGGATGACTCCAGCTCCGTGTCAGCGGCGCTGGGTAGGGTATTCGGGTGAGGGACGGGCGAGAGACGACGGATGCCGGCTGGGCGCCGGTCGACGCACCCCCGTTCGATGACTTCGAACCCCCGCCCGACGAGTGGGCACCGCCCCCCGACGATGGGTGGATGCCTCCGCCTGACGAGGCATGGACCCCGCCGCGGGCTACGCCGTCGCGAGCTGCGGCGCCGTCGCGCCGGGGCCCGGACGTCACGGCATCCGCCGGTCTGGACCTGCCGCCGCGCCGGGAGTTCACCGGTGCAGACCCCGCGGCCGTGCTCAAGGAGGTCTTCGGGTACGACGCCTTCCGCGGCGACCAGGGCGAGGTCGTCGCGCATGTCGTCGGCGGTGGTGACGCCGTCGTGCTCATGCCCACGGGTGCCGGCAAGTCGATCACCTACCAGGTGCCCGCCCTCGTGCGGCCCGGTACGGGCCTGGTGATCTCACCGCTCATCGCGCTGATGCACGACCAGGTCGACGCGCTGATCTCCAACGGCGTGCGGGCGGCGTACCTGAACTCCACGCAGTCGCCGGCCGAGCGCCAGGCGGTGGAGCGCGACTTCCTCGCGGGCGAGCTCGACCTCATCTACGTCGCGCCCGAGCGGCTCTCGCGCGCCCAGACGACCGCGCTGCTGCAGCGCGGAAAGCTCAGCGTCATCGCGATCGACGAGGCGCACTGCGTGTCGCAGTGGGGTCACGACTTCCGGCCCGACTACCTCGCCCTCGGCGATCTTGCGGAGCGTTTCCCCGGGGTTCCCCGCATGGCGCTCACCGCCACGGCGACGCGCGCGACGCATGAGGAGCTCACCCAGCGGCTGCACCTCCCCGAGGCGCGCCACTTCGTCGCGAGCTTCGACCGGCCCAACATCCAGTACCGCATCGTGCCGAAGGTCGACCCGCGCCGCCAGCTCGTGTCGTTCATCCGGTCCATGCCCGAGGGCTCCGCCGGCATCGTGTACGCGCTCAGCCGCAAGTCGGTCGAGCAGACCGCCGAGTACCTGCGCACGCAGGGCCTCGACGCGCTGCCCTACCACGCGGGGTTGGATGCCGGTATGCGGGCGCGGCACCAGTCCCGGTTCCTCCGCGAGGACGGCGTCGTGATGGTGGCGACGATCGCGTTCGG contains:
- a CDS encoding glycine C-acetyltransferase; this translates as MYGDVKEQLRLELDEIEAAGLTKRERGIRGPQSSGIEVAGRQMLNFCANNYLGLADDPRIVAAAHRGLDEWGYGLASVRFICGTQELHLELERQVSRFLGYDDTILFSSCFDANGGVFETLFGPDDAIISDELNHASIIDGIRLSKAKRFRYKNRDLVDLEAQLVAAGDARRKTIVTDGVFSMDGYIAPLREICDLADRYGALVFVDDSHAVGFIGDHGRGTPEYCGVEGRVDITTGTFGKALGGASGGYVAARQEIVDLLRQRARPYLFSNTLAPAIVAGTIEALSLLAGSGVLRGRLKANAALFRELMEVAGFDLLPGEHPIVPVMFGDAPVTARIADALQERGVYVAAFSYPVVPKGAARIRVQLSAAHTEEDIRACVEAFVEARRAVLAVAQT
- a CDS encoding ECF transporter S component; amino-acid sequence: MSTASRLSTRVLLTCAAIGVATGIMAAIGSWLTPLVIASLPIIYGIVLGVHVLPGIIAQEALRLPWVALLAHLMAALVGAAMAPHWALRFIGTALLFGGIQELVAAATRYRVWQPWRFFISAVILGAIVAVVVAMVADLGSMAPWAQVTYLTVSVLGPVAWTAVGLAVGRGLRNAGVARAVAR
- a CDS encoding pirin family protein is translated as MSRWDAEAAPADASADVPPATGRDTGVLLLEAREVPLGGLRAMRVHRSLPQRQLPMVGAWCFLDRFGPQSTVMRVEPHPHIGLQTVTWPLAGEVHHRDTVGSDVIVRRGALDLMTSGAGIAHSEYSLGDDPIPLDALQLWVALPESRRHGPPTFEQHEPLPLVTLGDGAEATVVMGSFAGTASPASVYTPIVGAEVRLDAGVRVRLPLERPWEHGLAGVSGTVRVHPDGQDAVDVAPQQLLYVPPGAAGVEVTTDEPATLFLLGGEPFESDIVMWWNFVGRTHEEIVEAREAWEADSDRFGHVVGHGAERVPAPPLPGVRLTRRRRRI
- a CDS encoding GNAT family N-acetyltransferase, which produces MAQLDTPTSVMRDDTESRYEIRVGDVLAGFAGYEPDEHGRLRFDHTEIDPAFRGRGLATTLIAEAMTDVASRGQEVEPLCPFVASYLKENDVPGLTVHWPLVADLGRTDPDDADS
- a CDS encoding carbon starvation CstA family protein, which translates into the protein MTSRSQTPPDGSSAALAADLPPVAVPEAELEREARWTLPKILLWAAIALLGGLAWVMLAVVRGETVNAIWFVFAAVCTYLIGYRFYSKVIEKHITRPDDRRATPAEYRQDGKDYVPTDRRVLYGHHFAAIAGAGPLVGPVLAAQMGYLPGTIWIIVGVILAGAVQDYLVLFFSMRRGGRTIGQMARDELGRIGGTAAILASLLIMIIIVAILALVVVNALGESPWGVFSVSMTIPIALFMGCYLRWIRPGRITEISIIGFVLLIAAIVAGGWIADTEWGAAIFTLDRTTIAVGIIIYGFIAAVLPVWLLLAPRDYLSTFMKIGVIVMLAAAIVFVRPEITTPAFSEFAGGELGPVFSGPIFPFLFVTIACGALSGFHALIASGTTPKLIEKERQTRFIGYGGMLMESFVAIMALVAAISIDRGIYFAMNASAAATLGTVEGAVAFVNGLGLSGVNLTPEMLTSTAAAVGEESIISRTGGAPTLALGLAHIMQQAVGGQAMMAFWYHFAIMFEALFILTAVDAGTRVARFMLQDSIGVVIPKFRDVSWRPGVWICTGVMVAGWGAILILGVTDPLGGINTFFPLFGIANQLLAAIALAVVLAIVAKRGKSYAKWLWIIVLPLGFTAVVTITASMYKIFSPVPQVGYWANNTAFRQALADGETSFGTAPTVAAMEAVVRNTAVQGTLSIIFVTLAIIVIATSAIVTVKAVRAGGGDDHEDPPVPSRRFAPAGFIATKAEREIEREWEELPADRRPVQGGRH
- a CDS encoding YbdD/YjiX family protein, which translates into the protein MTGRADAAATPHEGLIALVRRVGRGIRWYVETLMGDRAYATYLAHHCQQHPDELALTERQFWRERMDDQDRNPGARCC
- a CDS encoding LytTR family DNA-binding domain-containing protein, with product MIDVLVADDETPARAELVALLGSDERIGTVHAVAEAAEALRLLERRPVAAAFLEMRLPGMSGLDLARLFDRHEPRPAIVFVTADATGAVEAFDVHALDYVLKPVRPERLRRAVDRIVAAVAAPRPAPADETVAVTVGQAVRLVRRSEVRWVHAEGDYSRLWTPSGGHLVRIPISELGRRWAHAGFVRVHRSYLVQRDAVVEIRLAGAAPTLVLAEIELPVSRRLARSVRERLVRPA
- a CDS encoding DEAD/DEAH box helicase; this encodes MSLLDAVRAAPDPDGVYDAFVSWASERGFALYPAQDEAVMELVSGANVVLSTPTGTGKSLVAIAAHAASLAQGGRTYYTAPIKALVSEKFFALVDIFGAENVGMVTGDSSVNPEAPIVCCTAEILANIALRQGADADVDQVVMDEFHYYGDLERGWAWQVPLLLLPRAQFLLMSATLGDVTHIADDLTRRTGRPTAMVTGVERPVPLHFSYERRPVHEVVASLLDEKERPVYIVHFSQAAALERAQALANGKVASREQRDAIGEAIGGFRFNTAFGKTLSRLVRAGIGVHHAGMLPRYRRLVETLAQRGLLQVICGTDTLGVGINVPIRTVVITALSKYDGTKMRQLSAREFHQVAGRAGRAGYDPYGNVVVMAPEWEIENEAALRRAGDDAAKRKKIVRKKAPTGVVNWGLGSYERLIQAQPEPLVPHLQLTAAMLINVIGRGGDVFGNVRSLVFDNHEPRWRQYELARRALAIFRTLVAAGIVESRPDGIRLTVDLQPNFALNQPLSPFALAAIELLDRDVELGRGADAAAGGVGTGHYALDVVSVIEATLDDPRAILNQQEYKARGEAVAAMKRDGIEYEERMELLEEITYPKPLADLLGQSFEVFASSQPWVRDFHLSPKSIVRDMYERALSFGEFVALYQLGRSEGLVLRYLSDAFRAIRQTVPAEARTDDLLDVIEWLGELVRQVDSSLVDEWEALTHPTDDPDAPVVPPAPPSVLTNRRAFTVLVRNEMFRRVRLAALQDDAALEALDPDVGWPDRLDAYYDEHEEILVGGPARSPGLCMIDESDAAEGLWRVDQIIDDPAGNHDWRIRAEVDLAASAEEGAAVVRVTEVVRL
- a CDS encoding DUF1697 domain-containing protein; translated protein: MATYLAFLRAINLGARRVFPKEDIRRVVQEAGFADAATYINTGNVRFTTAMRSRARIEDRLERAFAADRGFDVPAIVFSRDEFAEIADVTRELSASHPGLARHYVYLLKQELTAEAIAAIEGAPSDLGEMVVRGRAAHALLRPGYQEGAVDPLGAAKLLGVGTNRNANVVAAIAERWC